The sequence TCGCGCAGGAGGCCGGCCTCAGCCCGTTCCATTTCCTCCGCGCTTTCGAACGCGTTACGGGCGTCACGCCGCACCAGTATGTTCTGAGAACCCGGCTGCGCAACGCGGCGCTGCGGTTGTCGGAGGGCCCCGCGAAGGTGGTGGACGTCGCGTTGGACAGCGGCTTCGCCGACGTCTCGAACTTTAACCGCGCGTTCCGCGGAGAGTTCGGCGTCAGCCCGAGCGGGTACCGAGCGAGGCCGGCGCCGCTGCCATGACCGACGACGTGCGGCCGTTCATCGAGATCCAGGACCGGAGCTACGATCAGGCCGGCGTGGGCATTCGCGAGTCGTTTCCGCGCGGCGCCGCCATGGATCTGCCGCGCATGGCCGCGTTTTTGGACCGCCGCCGCTACGGGGTGCTGGCCACGGGGCGTCCGGACGGGCGGCCGCACGCGGCGCCGATCGCGTTCAGCGTGTGGCGGGGAGCGTTCTGGATCGCGACGGTTCGAGGCGCGCGGCTTCGCAATCTTCGAAGCCGGCCGTACGCGTCGGTCGTTGTGATGGAAGGCGACGCGCGGCCGGAGCACCGGGCGGTGATTGCGGAAGGTCCCGTTGTGGTCCACGACGGCGCCGGCATTACAGAGACGGAGCCGGCGTTCGGCCGGAGCTGGCGGCTGCGCTTTGGGAGCGAGCCAACATGGGCCGCGGCGATGCTCGAACTGCGGCCGGCGCGCGTCTTTTCCTTCGACGGTTCGATGGAGTAGGCGGCGGCGCCGCCGCAACACGGAAGGGGGCGGAGCGGTGAAAGATACGGTGTTGCTCGAACACATGTCGTGGCCTGAAGTTCAGGAAGCCATCGGCGACGGAGTGCGAACGGTTGTCATCGTAGTGGCGTCGATCGAGCAACACGGACCGCACCTGCCCACCATGACCGATACAGCGATCGGCTACGCGGTGGGCGAGCGCGTCGCGCGGAAACTCGACCGGGCGCTGCTTGCGCCCGTGATCCGGCCGGGCTGTTCCGATCACCACCTCGCGTTCCCGGGAAGCCTTTCCGTCCCCCGCGAGACGCTGATCGAGACCGTCCTCGCGTACGTGCGGTCGCTCGCGCCGCATGGGTTTCAGAACTTCGTGCTCTTCTCCTCGCACGGCGGCAACTTCGACGCGCTGGAAGAGGCCGCGCGGCGTTTGCGGGACGAGTGGACGTCGAAGCAGGTCCGGATCGCCGCCTACGCGGGCCGCGCCGCGCTGCTCGAGATGATGCAGGTGATGAACGCCGCCGCGGAGTCCCTCGGCGTGCGCCAGGACGTCGACGCCCTTCACGCCGAGCTGACCGAGACGTCGGTTATGATGGCGAAGCACCCCGCCCTCGTGGCGCGCGACCGTCTGGAGCAGGGGAAAATGGGCCGTATCGACACGGACGACCTGTTCAGGCGCGGCCTCAGGGCGATCACGCCGAACGGCATCATGGGGGACGCGCGCGCCGCCACACCGGAGATCGGCGCCG comes from bacterium and encodes:
- a CDS encoding pyridoxamine 5'-phosphate oxidase family protein, which gives rise to MTDDVRPFIEIQDRSYDQAGVGIRESFPRGAAMDLPRMAAFLDRRRYGVLATGRPDGRPHAAPIAFSVWRGAFWIATVRGARLRNLRSRPYASVVVMEGDARPEHRAVIAEGPVVVHDGAGITETEPAFGRSWRLRFGSEPTWAAAMLELRPARVFSFDGSME
- a CDS encoding creatininase family protein gives rise to the protein MKDTVLLEHMSWPEVQEAIGDGVRTVVIVVASIEQHGPHLPTMTDTAIGYAVGERVARKLDRALLAPVIRPGCSDHHLAFPGSLSVPRETLIETVLAYVRSLAPHGFQNFVLFSSHGGNFDALEEAARRLRDEWTSKQVRIAAYAGRAALLEMMQVMNAAAESLGVRQDVDALHAELTETSVMMAKHPALVARDRLEQGKMGRIDTDDLFRRGLRAITPNGIMGDARAATPEIGAAVLERLSDHLAAFARRELGAG